Proteins encoded within one genomic window of Desulfobulbaceae bacterium:
- the hflC gene encoding protease modulator HflC → MNSILRFFFIGIVLALIVTVWDGFFILPEGQQAVVTQFGAPVGDPVVDAGLHLKTPFIQDVAYFSKKILIWDGDPNQIPTKDKTFVYIDVTARWRISDALQFLQAVNNETRAMTILDDIIDSAARDLVNKNDLVEIIRSSDWAPGESAKGASLDDTISLGRDKMEVMILKIASEATPKYGIELVDVMFKRVNYTEQVRLKVYERMISERKRIAAEKRSFGEGEKAEILGKVERELKMITSTASEEAQQIRGRADAEATKIYADAYSQDPEFYAFMKTLESYEKTMGKNTKLVISSDSEFYKYLNNL, encoded by the coding sequence TTGAACTCAATATTACGATTTTTCTTTATTGGCATAGTCTTGGCGCTAATTGTGACGGTTTGGGATGGTTTTTTTATCCTGCCAGAAGGTCAGCAAGCTGTAGTTACGCAATTTGGTGCTCCGGTCGGCGATCCGGTAGTTGATGCCGGTTTGCACCTGAAAACACCTTTTATTCAGGATGTTGCTTACTTTTCGAAAAAGATACTGATTTGGGATGGTGATCCAAATCAGATTCCAACCAAGGACAAGACCTTTGTCTATATCGATGTTACGGCCCGATGGCGTATTTCTGATGCCCTGCAATTTTTGCAGGCAGTCAACAATGAAACACGGGCAATGACGATTCTTGATGATATTATCGATTCGGCAGCACGTGATTTAGTCAATAAGAATGATCTCGTTGAAATTATACGAAGTTCTGATTGGGCACCTGGTGAGAGTGCAAAAGGGGCCTCACTTGATGATACGATCAGCTTGGGACGTGATAAAATGGAGGTTATGATTTTGAAAATAGCCTCTGAGGCAACACCAAAATACGGAATCGAACTTGTTGATGTCATGTTCAAGCGTGTAAACTATACTGAACAGGTTCGCCTTAAAGTATATGAGAGAATGATCTCAGAGCGTAAACGGATTGCCGCTGAAAAACGATCTTTCGGTGAAGGAGAGAAAGCTGAAATTCTTGGTAAGGTAGAGCGTGAGTTAAAAATGATTACCTCGACTGCAAGCGAAGAGGCCCAACAGATTAGGGGCCGGGCGGATGCTGAGGCCACAAAAATCTATGCTGATGCCTACAGTCAGGATCCTGAGTTTTATGCCTTCATGAAAACATTGGAGAGTTACGAAAAAACCATGGGTAAAAATACCAAACTGGTTATCTCTTCTGACTCAGAGTTCTATAAATATCTTAACAATCTCTAA